From Apilactobacillus bombintestini:
TCAAAACTGCTTTAACTAATGAAAAAATTCAACTGGGACATGATTTGTCTGACGACGAAGAATTAACAGTTATTTCTCGCGAAGTTAAACAATGTAAAGAATCTATTGCTGAATTTAAAGAAGGCGGTAGAGACGACCTTGTTGCTGAACAAGAAGAACAATTAAAAGTTTTGAATAAATATGCTCCAAAACAAATGTCTAAGGACGAAATCGACAAGCTAGTAGAAGAAACTATTAAAGAAGTTAACGCTTCTGCTATGTCCGATTTTGGAAAAGTAATGGGTGCAATTATGCCTAAGGTTAAAGGCAAGGCTGATGGTTCTGTAGTTAACCAATCAGTAAAGGCACACTTAGGATAATAAAAAAATCGCTTCTGTTTTTATGGAAGTGATTTTTTATAATACATATATATTAATATCTTTTTTAAAGTCAAAAACTGTGCTAATATTTGATTATCAACAAAAAAGGAGTCGCTATATTGACAGAAAATACTGAAGTAACTAAAGAATTTATTATTGAAAATTTAGATTTTGAACCTATGTTGTTAGGTGCACAAAATAGATACGTTACAATTCTTGAAGAAGGTATGGAAGTCTCAATTAATGCTTTTGGAACTAATGTAAAAGTTACTGGAAGCCAAGAGAATGTTAATAAAGTTATTTCGATTTTACAAAAACTAATGGGGTTAATACAAGGTGGAATCACATTAAATAGTAGTGATGTCGTTAGTGCTATGAATATGGCGAAAAATGGCACCTTAGATTATTTTGGTGAATTGTATAATCAAGTTTTAATAAAAGATTTCAAGGGAAAACCAGTCCGTGTTAAGAATTTCGGACAACGTCAATATGTTCAATCTGTTAAGCATAATGATATAACATTTGGAATAGGTCCAGCCGGAACAGGAAAGACTTATTTAGCAGTGGTTATGGCTATTGCAGCGTTGAAACATGGTGATGTTGAAAAGATAATCTTAACCCGTCCAGCGGTAGAAGCTGGTGAAAGCTTAGGATTTCTTCCTGGTGACTTAAAAGAAAAGGTAGATCCATATTTACGACCAATTTATGATGCGCTACATTCTATTTTGGGTCGTGAGCATACAGCTAGATTAATGGAAAGAGGAGTTATTGAAATTGCTCCTCTAGCATACATGAGAGGTCGAACCTTAGATTCAGCGTTTGTAATATTGGATGAAGCGCAAAATACTACTACTGCACAAATGAAAATGTTCTTAACTCGTTTAGGATTTGGATCCAAAATGATTGTAAATGGTGATATTTCTCAAATCGATTTACCTAAACATGCAAGTAGTGGTTTAGTGCAAGCAAGAAAGATTTTAGCGGATGTTGAAAAAATTAGATTTGTAATGTTTGATTCTAAAGATGTGGTAAGACATCCAGTAGTTGCTAGAATTATTGACGCTTATGAAGAATACAGAAATAAACAAGATAATAATTAGGGGTATTTAAAATGGATTTAGAAATTTACGATAAAACAGTTAAAGGTGTAGACCAAGAACACATTTCACTAGTAAATGATGTATTACAATTTGCTAGTAAATATTTGAAATTAAAAGATAATACAGAAATGTCAGTTACTTTTGTTAACAATGACAAAATTAGAGAAATTAACAAGAAGTATCGTGGTGTAGACCGTGCTACTGATGTTATTAGTTTTGCCATTGAAGATAATGATGAAGATGATTTTCCATTAATTATGGATGATGAAATGGCTTCTGAAATACCTGAAAATATCGGTGACATTTTCGTTTCTATCGATAAAGTAGGTGAACAAGCTGAATTTTTAAATCATTCATATGAAAGAGAATTAGGATTCTTAGTAGTTCACGGATTCTTACATCTAAATGGATACGATCATATGAAACCTGAAGATGAAGCAGTTATGTTCCCATTGCAAAGAAAGATTATGGATGAATATGGGCTTAAAAGATAACAAGCAAGTTGGAAAAAATAAGAGCTTTTTAGCATCTCTTTTTCATGCACTAAGAGGAATTGCAGCTTTATTGAAAAATGAACGAAACTTTCGATTTCATTTATCAGTAGCAGTAGTGGTAATTGTATTTTCCTTTTGGATGAAGATAAGAGTAACGGAATGGCTTTGGATTTTGCTAGCTATTTTTGCGGTGCTAATTGCTGAAGTTATTAATACGTTATGTGAATCAATTGTTGATTTAGTAGTAGGAAAACGTTATAACGAATTGGCTAAAAGAACTAAAGATATTGCTGCTGGTGGTGTGGTAATCGCAGTTATTTTTGCAGTAATAGTAGGGCTAATTATTTTCTTACCAGCTTTATTTAACTAAGTAAATGGAGGAACTATTATGGAATTCGATCCTAATTTTCATTCAGGATTTGTAGCAATTGTGGGGAGACCTAACGTTGGAAAATCAACTTTTCTAAACCGTATTATTGGTCAAAAAATTGCTATTATGAGTGACAAGTCACAAACTACTAGAAATAAAATTCAAGGTGTATACACTGATGATGAATCACAAATTGTCTTCTTAGATACACCTGGGATTCATAAACCTAACAATAAATTAGATGATTTTATGGAAAAATCAGCCTTCTCAGCGCTTAAAGAAGTGGATGCAGTACTATTTATGGTAAGTGCTACTGAAACCAGAGGAGCTGGTGATAATTTCATTATTAATAGATTGAAAAACATTGATAAACCTGTTTATTTAATCATTAATAAAATTGATGAAATTAATCCTAACAAATTATTGGATATCATGGATACTTATAAAAAGGCTTTGGATTGGAAAGAAGTATTTCCAATCTCTGCTTTACAAGGTAACAACATTAATGAATTGATGGATAACCTAAAAGAATTGTTACCTGCAGGTCCACAATACTATCCTGAAGATGAAGTTACTGATCATCCCGAAAGATTCATTGTTGCTGAATTGATTAGAGAAAAAATCTTAAAATTAACTAAGCAAGAAATTCCTTATTCAGTTGCTATTGATGTCTTAAGCATGAAGACAAAAGAAAATGGTAATGTTGATATTCAGGCAGATATTTTAGTTGATCGTCCTGGACAAAAGGGAATCTTAATTGGTAAGCAAGGTTCCATGTTGAAGAAAATTGGAACCTTAGCTAGACAAGATATTGAATCACTATTAGGAAATAAGGTCTACTTGAAATTATGGATTAAGGTTCATCCAGGTTGGCGTGATGAATCTTCTATTTTGAAGTCATTAGGATACAACAAGAAAGATAACTATTAAAAGTGGTTGGTGAATAACTATGAATTCACAAACTTATATGAATTTTCACGGCATTTTGTTATATAGAAAAGACTATAAAGAAAATGATATGTTAGTGAAGTTTATTACTGCTGAATCTGGAAAGAAAATGTTTTTCATTCGTGGTGCTAGAAAACGCGGATTTAAGATGATGGCAGATATTCTACCATTTACTTACGGAACTTATTCTGGAAAAATAAATAGCAACAGTCTGTCATATATATACAGTGCGTTAGATACTGATCATTATGAAAATATTAGCTCAGATATCTTTTTAAATGCATATGCTACTTATATCATGTCTTTAATAGATGCAGCATATCCAGATTCAGTCCCCATTTTGACTTGGTTTAATAAGTTGTTTGATGCCCTTAAATTAATTGATAATGGAATGGATCCAGCAATTATTACCAATATTTGTGAAATTCAATTATTGAGTCAATTTGGGGTTCAACCTGAATTGCGGGGATGTGTAATATGTGGAGAAACTAATTCGAACTTTGATTTTTCAGAAGCATATGGTGGATTATTATGCCAAAATCATTTTCATTTAGATCCACATAGATTACATTTAGACCAGAAAACTATTTATTATTTAAGAAAATTTTCGGTCATTGATTTATCCAAAATAAGTAAAATTAATGTAGGAGATACTACCAAGAAAAGTTTGCGACAACTTTTGGATAAAATATATAATGATTCTGTAGGAATTCATTTGAAAAGCAAAAGTTTCTTAGATCAAATGAATGATTTAAAATTATAGAATTGACTTTTTAAAAATTGTAAACTATTATTAAATTAAATGAATACGAATGGTAATGATAAAAGAGGGTCACTTAATCCTGTATCACAGCGAAGATAGGTTAGTGTAAGCTATCTATACGAATTAAGTGATTGGCACTTTTTGAACCAAAGAAATTAAGCTGCTGATGCTAATCAGAAGTAGGGTGGAACCGCGAAAAATCGTCCCTATGTGAACTGTATTTAACTATACTTTTTACATAGGTTTTTTTTATGCCATTCGTTCGTTAAATAGGAGGAAGTAAAATGACAGATAAGTTGTCAATGCAAGAGATTATTTTAAAATTACAACAATATTGGTCATCTAAGGGTTGCATGCTTATGCAAGCATACGATACTGAAAAAGGTGCCGGAACTATGAGTCCATACACTTTCCTTAGAGCAATTGGACCTGAACCATGGAAAGCTGCATATGTAGAACCTTCCAGAAGACCTGCTGATGGTAGATATGGTGAAAACCCTAACCGTTTATACCAACATCATCAATTCCAAGTTATTATGAAGCCTTCACCTGAAAACATTCAAGAATTATACCTAGATAGTTTAAAAGAACTTGGTATTAATCCTATTGAACACGATATTCGTTTCGTTGAAGACAACTGGGAAAACCCATCTATGGGTTGTGCCGGTGTTGGTTGGGAAATCTGGCTTGATGGTATGGAAGTTACTCAATTTACTTATTTCCAAATCGTCGGTGGTCAAGAAATGAACCCAGTAGCATCTGAAATCACTTATGGATTGGAACGTTTAGCATCTTATGTACAAGATGTAAATAATGTTTTTGATTTACAATGGAGTGATGGTGTTAAGTATGGTGACATCTTTAAAGAACCTGAATATGAACATTCTAAGTACAGTTTTGAAGAAAGCAATCAAGAAATGTTACTTAAGATGTTTGACGATTTTGAAGAAGAAGCCAAAAAACAAATCAAGAATGGTTTAGTTCACCCAGCATATGATTACGTATTAAAGTGCAGTCATACATTTAACTTATTGGATGCTCGTGGTGCAGTTTCAGTTACTGAACGTGCAGGATACTTATCAAGAATTAGACGTATGGCTAGATCCATTGCTAAAGCATTTATTGCTGAAAGAAAGAAACTTGGTTTCCCACTTATTAAAGATGAAAAATTAAGACAATCACTTCTAAAAGATGATGACAATAAGGAGGAAAAATAATGGCACATACATTTTTGCTAGAAATTGGATTAGAAGAAATGCCAGCTCATGTGGTAACTCCTAGTATCAATCAATTAGTTAAGAAAACACAAGATTATTTAAAAGAACAAAGAATTGATTTTGAAGACATTAAGCCTTTTTCTACTCCTCGTCGTTTGACTATTCAAATTTCTGGATTAGCTGACAAACAACCTGATGTTAATAAGACAGTTAAAGGACCTTCTAAAAAGATTGCTTTAGATGACGAAGGTAATTGGTCTAAAGCAGCTATTGGTTTTACTAAAGGTCAAGGTTTAACTACTGATGACATTACATTTAAGGACGTTAAGGGTACTGAATATGTATTTGTTGAAAAGCATATTGCAGGAAAAGATGTTAAAGATGTATTAATGGGATTGAAGGATGTTATCACAAGTATGACATTCCCAACCTTAATGAAATGGAACGTATATCATCTTGAATTTATTCGTCCTATTAGATGGATGGTTGCATTATTGGATAACGATGTTCTACCAATTCAAATCTTAGATGTTAAAGCCGGTAGAATTAGTAGAGGTCATCGTTTCTTAGGTAAAGATGTAACTATTGATTCAGCTGATGAATATGAAGACAAGTTAAAGAATGAATTTGTAATTGTAGATGCACAAAAGAGAAAAGATTTAATTGTTAAACAAATTAAACAAATTCAAGACGAAAACAACTGGGTTATTAACATTAATCCTGGATTACTAGAAGAAGTTAACAACTTGGTTGAATGGCCAACTGCATTCTTTGGTAAGTTTGATGAAAAATACTTACAATTACCTGCTGAAGTATTAATTACTTCTATGCGTGATAACCAAAGATTCTTCTACGTAAATAACCAAGATGGTGACATTCTTCCATACTTTATTTCAGTAAGAAATGGAAATAGTGAATACATCGAAAACGTGGTTGCCGGAAATGAAAAGGTACTAACTGCTCGTCTTGAAGATGCAATGTTCTTCTACCAAGAAGATCAAGCCAATGATATTGATTTCTATGTAAACAAACTTAAGAAAGTTAGTTTCCATGACAAGATTTCTACTATGTATGAAAAAATGCAACGTGTAGGAGTTATTGCTAAGGTTATCGGTCAACATGTTGGATTGACTGATGATGAAATGAAAGATGTTCTTCGTGCTGCACAAATTTACAAATTTGATTTAGTAACTGGTATGGTTGGAGAATTCTCTGAACTTCAAGGTGTAATGGGTGAAAAATACGCATTATTGAAAGGTGAAAATCCAGCCGTTGCTACAGCCATTCGTGAACATTACATGCCAATTTCTGCTAACGGTGACTTACCACAAACTAAAGTAGGTTCAGTTCTTTCATTAGCAGATAAATTTGATAGTATTTTAACTTTCTTTGCTGCTGGTATGATTCCAAGTGGTTCTAACGATCCTTATGCTTTAAGAAGACAAGCAAACGGTATTGTAAGAATTGTTGAAGATGAAAAATTAAACTTCAGTTTAACTGAGATGATGGAAACCTTTATTAGTGAAGAAAAAGCAGCTAATGTGGCTCCTGATTTAGATCAAAACAAAGAAATAAATGATATTGTAGAATTCATTAAGGACAGAATTGTAAAACAACTTAAATCTGATAAAGTAAGTCATGATATTATTGACGCTGCTTCTAATGCAACTAATGATAATATTGAATTCATTTGTGAAGTTGCTAATATGCTTTCTGATCACAAAGAAGACGAAGGATTTAAGGAATCAATTGAAGCTTTAACTCGTGTTATGAGAATTGCTGAAAAACAATCCTTTGATGACAATGACTTAAATGTTGATGAATCACTATTTGGCAATGATTCTGAAAAGAAACTTCACGACAGTGTTAATGCAGTTGCTGATGGTTTCTTCTCACTAAGTGCTAGTGATGAATACAAGAAGTTATTCAGTCTAAAAGATGTTATTAATGAATATTTTGATAATACTATGGTTATGGATAAGGATGAATCAGTTAAGAATAATCATTTAAGAGAATTAAATAAATTATCTAATATGATTAAATGGTTTGCTGATATGAATAAATTAATAGTTAAATAATATCGTAGACAAAACGATACTATGCTGTTAAAATCTTATCTACTGTTTAGATTTATCAGTATAAGAGTCGCACTTTGTAGTAAGTGCGACTTTTGTAGGTAAAGGGGTGAATGAAATGCCAATGATTCCAGAAGACGTGGTTGAAGATATTCGTAGTAAAACTAATATTGCGGATGTAATTAACCAGTTCGTATCATTAAGTAAATCTGGAAATAATCTATTTGGATTATGTCCATTTCATGAAGAAAATACACCATCATTTTCAGTTAATGAGCAAAAGCAAATCTTTCATTGCTTTAGTTGTGGACGTGGTGGAAACGTATTTAAATTTATTATGGAATTTGAGAATGTTTCATTCCCACAAGCGGTAATTAAAGTTGCTGATATGCAAGGAATTAAATTACCAGCACAATATACCAATGCAGATAATAGCAAATCTCATGTCAATCCAGTGGAATCTAAGCTAATTGATATGCATGAACAAACAGCTGAACTATACAATCATTTTTTGATGAACACAGATTATGGTCAGCATG
This genomic window contains:
- a CDS encoding GatB/YqeY domain-containing protein, which encodes MSISDNLTEDLKSAMKAHDKNALNVIRSIKTALTNEKIQLGHDLSDDEELTVISREVKQCKESIAEFKEGGRDDLVAEQEEQLKVLNKYAPKQMSKDEIDKLVEETIKEVNASAMSDFGKVMGAIMPKVKGKADGSVVNQSVKAHLG
- a CDS encoding PhoH family protein; this encodes MTENTEVTKEFIIENLDFEPMLLGAQNRYVTILEEGMEVSINAFGTNVKVTGSQENVNKVISILQKLMGLIQGGITLNSSDVVSAMNMAKNGTLDYFGELYNQVLIKDFKGKPVRVKNFGQRQYVQSVKHNDITFGIGPAGTGKTYLAVVMAIAALKHGDVEKIILTRPAVEAGESLGFLPGDLKEKVDPYLRPIYDALHSILGREHTARLMERGVIEIAPLAYMRGRTLDSAFVILDEAQNTTTAQMKMFLTRLGFGSKMIVNGDISQIDLPKHASSGLVQARKILADVEKIRFVMFDSKDVVRHPVVARIIDAYEEYRNKQDNN
- the ybeY gene encoding rRNA maturation RNase YbeY; translated protein: MDLEIYDKTVKGVDQEHISLVNDVLQFASKYLKLKDNTEMSVTFVNNDKIREINKKYRGVDRATDVISFAIEDNDEDDFPLIMDDEMASEIPENIGDIFVSIDKVGEQAEFLNHSYERELGFLVVHGFLHLNGYDHMKPEDEAVMFPLQRKIMDEYGLKR
- a CDS encoding diacylglycerol kinase family protein; the protein is MNMGLKDNKQVGKNKSFLASLFHALRGIAALLKNERNFRFHLSVAVVVIVFSFWMKIRVTEWLWILLAIFAVLIAEVINTLCESIVDLVVGKRYNELAKRTKDIAAGGVVIAVIFAVIVGLIIFLPALFN
- the era gene encoding GTPase Era — translated: MEFDPNFHSGFVAIVGRPNVGKSTFLNRIIGQKIAIMSDKSQTTRNKIQGVYTDDESQIVFLDTPGIHKPNNKLDDFMEKSAFSALKEVDAVLFMVSATETRGAGDNFIINRLKNIDKPVYLIINKIDEINPNKLLDIMDTYKKALDWKEVFPISALQGNNINELMDNLKELLPAGPQYYPEDEVTDHPERFIVAELIREKILKLTKQEIPYSVAIDVLSMKTKENGNVDIQADILVDRPGQKGILIGKQGSMLKKIGTLARQDIESLLGNKVYLKLWIKVHPGWRDESSILKSLGYNKKDNY
- the recO gene encoding DNA repair protein RecO; amino-acid sequence: MNSQTYMNFHGILLYRKDYKENDMLVKFITAESGKKMFFIRGARKRGFKMMADILPFTYGTYSGKINSNSLSYIYSALDTDHYENISSDIFLNAYATYIMSLIDAAYPDSVPILTWFNKLFDALKLIDNGMDPAIITNICEIQLLSQFGVQPELRGCVICGETNSNFDFSEAYGGLLCQNHFHLDPHRLHLDQKTIYYLRKFSVIDLSKISKINVGDTTKKSLRQLLDKIYNDSVGIHLKSKSFLDQMNDLKL
- the glyQ gene encoding glycine--tRNA ligase subunit alpha, giving the protein MTDKLSMQEIILKLQQYWSSKGCMLMQAYDTEKGAGTMSPYTFLRAIGPEPWKAAYVEPSRRPADGRYGENPNRLYQHHQFQVIMKPSPENIQELYLDSLKELGINPIEHDIRFVEDNWENPSMGCAGVGWEIWLDGMEVTQFTYFQIVGGQEMNPVASEITYGLERLASYVQDVNNVFDLQWSDGVKYGDIFKEPEYEHSKYSFEESNQEMLLKMFDDFEEEAKKQIKNGLVHPAYDYVLKCSHTFNLLDARGAVSVTERAGYLSRIRRMARSIAKAFIAERKKLGFPLIKDEKLRQSLLKDDDNKEEK
- the glyS gene encoding glycine--tRNA ligase subunit beta — its product is MAHTFLLEIGLEEMPAHVVTPSINQLVKKTQDYLKEQRIDFEDIKPFSTPRRLTIQISGLADKQPDVNKTVKGPSKKIALDDEGNWSKAAIGFTKGQGLTTDDITFKDVKGTEYVFVEKHIAGKDVKDVLMGLKDVITSMTFPTLMKWNVYHLEFIRPIRWMVALLDNDVLPIQILDVKAGRISRGHRFLGKDVTIDSADEYEDKLKNEFVIVDAQKRKDLIVKQIKQIQDENNWVININPGLLEEVNNLVEWPTAFFGKFDEKYLQLPAEVLITSMRDNQRFFYVNNQDGDILPYFISVRNGNSEYIENVVAGNEKVLTARLEDAMFFYQEDQANDIDFYVNKLKKVSFHDKISTMYEKMQRVGVIAKVIGQHVGLTDDEMKDVLRAAQIYKFDLVTGMVGEFSELQGVMGEKYALLKGENPAVATAIREHYMPISANGDLPQTKVGSVLSLADKFDSILTFFAAGMIPSGSNDPYALRRQANGIVRIVEDEKLNFSLTEMMETFISEEKAANVAPDLDQNKEINDIVEFIKDRIVKQLKSDKVSHDIIDAASNATNDNIEFICEVANMLSDHKEDEGFKESIEALTRVMRIAEKQSFDDNDLNVDESLFGNDSEKKLHDSVNAVADGFFSLSASDEYKKLFSLKDVINEYFDNTMVMDKDESVKNNHLRELNKLSNMIKWFADMNKLIVK